A genome region from endosymbiont of Acanthamoeba sp. UWC8 includes the following:
- a CDS encoding prepilin-type N-terminal cleavage/methylation domain-containing protein produces MDLKLNGTKGFSLIELSLVLLILAALIAGGMSLSSIQAYKEKYDTTINKMRTIEDALTVFVALNGRLPCPASPAQRILNSTFGREQVTAGAVGTAQSCNSTTTNIFTGSIGGNTQYYGAAPVTTLGLPDEYMFDGWGNRIGYIVTRPFVNSSKTNTSCTSGGSMANVSNNIYFCYRGQASGTDSTSILVLGEGYYANYAPVYILISHGENGYGAFLKNADVDLDNGGSNGSNADRNQTPPPANPQELLNLNCQPSGTCTNNGLTQNYVQKEISTPIFDDILLFKNRNNILLDCNKYGNNACTLNEGIIIG; encoded by the coding sequence ATGGATTTAAAATTAAACGGAACAAAAGGTTTTTCTCTAATTGAGCTTTCGCTGGTTCTTTTAATTTTAGCGGCATTGATTGCCGGGGGTATGTCTTTATCTTCTATACAAGCATATAAAGAGAAATATGACACTACTATAAATAAAATGAGAACAATAGAAGACGCTTTAACCGTATTTGTCGCTTTAAACGGGAGGTTACCGTGCCCGGCAAGCCCGGCTCAAAGAATTCTGAATTCAACTTTCGGCAGAGAACAGGTGACTGCCGGGGCAGTAGGCACTGCACAATCCTGCAATTCAACCACTACTAATATTTTTACCGGCAGCATAGGCGGCAATACTCAATATTACGGCGCCGCTCCCGTAACGACCCTAGGTTTACCTGATGAATACATGTTTGATGGCTGGGGCAACCGAATCGGCTATATAGTAACGAGACCATTTGTAAATAGTTCTAAAACTAATACATCATGCACCAGCGGAGGAAGTATGGCGAATGTTTCAAATAATATTTATTTTTGTTATAGAGGGCAAGCAAGCGGAACCGATAGCACCAGCATATTAGTTCTAGGTGAAGGTTATTACGCAAATTATGCTCCTGTATATATTTTAATCAGCCATGGTGAGAATGGGTATGGTGCATTTTTGAAAAATGCGGACGTTGACTTGGATAATGGCGGTTCAAACGGATCAAATGCTGATAGGAACCAAACTCCTCCTCCTGCCAATCCTCAGGAATTACTCAACCTTAATTGCCAACCTTCAGGGACATGTACAAACAACGGCCTAACACAGAATTACGTGCAAAAAGAAATATCTACCCCGATTTTTGATGACATACTGTTATTTAAAAATAGAAATAACATTCTTCTCGATTGTAATAAATACGGCAACAATGCCTGTACGTTAAATGAAGGAATAATTATAGGGTAA
- a CDS encoding prepilin peptidase, whose amino-acid sequence MFFLVTALGFIFGSFASAASYRLVIQESLLTRSRCPKCNHVLKAFELIPVFSYAFQKGKCRRCAQPISLRYPLIELLTAFSFFIVGYNVEGHINQVLLCLTAATLIIMIITDFEYYIIPDIIQFILAILGIFYAFFNNYPLAELLFTPLLCYIIGIVLQKGFKLFMKKDGLGTGDVKFFAVAGIFLKIEMLAGFFLISGVIGIFTALIWRLLSKGEEFPFGPALAVSLYLCLVFPKIVDIANFMI is encoded by the coding sequence ATGTTTTTTTTGGTAACCGCATTAGGGTTCATCTTTGGTAGCTTTGCTAGTGCCGCAAGCTATAGGTTGGTAATACAAGAGAGCTTGCTTACTAGATCAAGATGCCCGAAATGCAATCATGTGTTGAAAGCTTTTGAGCTTATCCCGGTATTTTCCTATGCATTTCAAAAAGGTAAGTGCAGGCGCTGTGCTCAGCCTATCTCATTAAGATATCCACTGATAGAATTGTTAACTGCTTTTTCTTTTTTTATAGTCGGATACAATGTTGAAGGTCATATTAATCAAGTTTTGTTATGCCTTACGGCAGCAACTTTAATAATAATGATTATTACTGATTTTGAGTATTATATAATACCGGATATAATTCAGTTTATACTTGCAATTTTAGGCATTTTTTATGCCTTCTTTAATAATTACCCGCTAGCCGAGCTTTTATTTACTCCTTTGCTCTGCTATATTATCGGAATTGTACTACAAAAAGGCTTTAAGCTTTTTATGAAAAAAGATGGGTTAGGCACAGGTGATGTAAAATTTTTTGCTGTTGCAGGAATTTTTTTAAAAATTGAGATGCTTGCTGGATTTTTTCTTATAAGTGGTGTAATAGGTATATTTACTGCGCTGATTTGGAGATTATTAAGCAAAGGTGAAGAGTTCCCGTTTGGCCCCGCGTTGGCTGTTTCTCTTTATTTATGCTTGGTTTTTCCGAAGATAGTTGATATTGCAAACTTTATGATTTGA
- the def gene encoding peptide deformylase, giving the protein MDTITQAKPYNLVLVPDARLNQKSEPVLEVNNEIKQCMDRLLATIHANQGIGISAVQVGIMKRIVVIDIDGVHKKLEQDHVPEMHGGKPLYMVNPEIMEKSSELETMDEGCMSIPNVYVNITRSAEIKVKYLDYDGKEQILKVEKGLLSACIQHEIDHTNGVIILDYLSPLKRQMQMKKVEKYKKLLQRTGEKESLS; this is encoded by the coding sequence ATGGATACAATAACTCAAGCTAAACCTTATAACCTGGTGCTGGTGCCTGATGCAAGGTTGAATCAAAAATCTGAACCTGTTTTGGAAGTAAATAATGAGATAAAGCAATGTATGGACAGGTTGCTTGCAACAATCCATGCTAACCAGGGTATAGGGATTTCAGCTGTACAAGTCGGTATAATGAAAAGAATCGTTGTAATCGATATTGACGGAGTACATAAAAAGCTTGAGCAGGATCATGTGCCTGAAATGCATGGAGGTAAACCTCTATATATGGTTAACCCTGAGATAATGGAAAAATCCTCCGAATTGGAAACTATGGACGAAGGGTGTATGTCGATACCTAATGTATATGTAAACATTACGCGTTCGGCAGAAATTAAGGTAAAGTACCTAGATTATGACGGTAAAGAACAGATATTAAAAGTTGAAAAAGGTTTGCTCTCTGCATGTATTCAACACGAAATTGACCATACTAACGGGGTTATAATTCTTGATTATCTCTCTCCGCTTAAGCGACAAATGCAGATGAAGAAAGTAGAAAAGTATAAGAAATTATTACAAAGAACGGGAGAGAAGGAAAGCTTATCTTAA
- a CDS encoding ATP-binding protein → MSHFIKKITTGGNKFSGIFLAALKVALAIALFPIALITFHYVTSEESWVYYIVICLIIIFSAMYIIFPFMSDYSKLAGYVKHLSFDRIVKPPKLESSIAVIELSESLDLLKKSWEKKQREVLEKIAEIKLLFSSIPEVMFIINESLIISKVNNAAEQVFGSNLIGMSLREITDNKILLGAVRWVLHDQISKRVELYLGAPIERDYQVLIEVYDSKENGEKNLIIMMHDVSELKRTEKMLADFIANASHEVRTPLTGIIGIIETLDIDGWDDKEARKLFIPMIREQAYCMKNLIDDLLSLSSIERRLNTPPTEIVDIAQVVDLVVKQLEWEAMQSKIAVIRNIDEHLPSVLGDFNELSQVVFNLLANALKYSGHDKEIKIDIGVTDVVPRNGVFTQENSKAIFISIADQGNGIASEHLPRLTERFYRIEPSRSKKLGGTGLGLAIVKQILLRHRGFLNIESTVGKGSIFTVYLPILSDRYE, encoded by the coding sequence GTGAGCCACTTTATAAAGAAAATTACTACCGGAGGAAATAAATTTAGCGGCATATTCCTTGCGGCACTAAAGGTAGCGTTAGCCATTGCGCTTTTCCCAATTGCGCTAATAACATTTCATTATGTTACTTCAGAAGAAAGCTGGGTTTATTACATTGTTATTTGTTTAATTATAATTTTCTCTGCAATGTATATTATTTTCCCCTTTATGTCTGATTATTCTAAGCTTGCAGGTTATGTAAAGCATTTGAGTTTTGACCGAATTGTTAAACCTCCGAAACTGGAGTCTTCTATCGCGGTTATAGAGCTATCCGAGTCTCTTGATTTATTAAAGAAATCTTGGGAGAAGAAGCAAAGAGAAGTACTGGAAAAAATTGCTGAGATAAAGTTATTATTCAGCTCTATCCCTGAGGTCATGTTTATTATAAATGAAAGCTTAATTATTTCTAAAGTAAACAATGCAGCTGAGCAGGTGTTCGGAAGTAATTTAATCGGAATGAGTTTAAGAGAAATAACTGATAATAAAATTTTACTTGGTGCGGTAAGATGGGTGCTGCATGATCAAATAAGCAAGAGAGTGGAGCTTTATTTAGGTGCTCCGATCGAAAGAGATTATCAGGTGTTAATTGAGGTATATGACTCCAAAGAAAACGGTGAGAAAAATTTAATCATTATGATGCATGATGTATCAGAACTAAAGCGTACTGAAAAAATGCTTGCGGATTTTATTGCTAATGCAAGCCATGAAGTTAGAACTCCGCTTACCGGAATAATAGGCATAATTGAAACCTTGGATATTGACGGATGGGATGATAAAGAGGCGAGAAAGCTTTTTATCCCTATGATAAGAGAACAGGCTTATTGCATGAAGAATCTGATCGATGATCTACTCTCTCTTTCAAGTATTGAAAGGAGGCTTAACACACCTCCTACGGAGATAGTAGATATTGCCCAGGTAGTGGATTTGGTAGTTAAGCAACTGGAATGGGAGGCGATGCAATCTAAAATAGCGGTGATAAGAAACATAGATGAACATCTTCCTAGTGTTTTAGGAGATTTTAATGAATTATCCCAAGTAGTATTTAATCTTTTAGCTAATGCTCTTAAATACAGCGGTCATGATAAAGAAATTAAAATTGATATCGGAGTAACTGACGTAGTTCCAAGAAACGGAGTTTTTACCCAAGAAAATAGTAAAGCTATATTCATCTCAATAGCAGACCAGGGTAACGGTATAGCCAGCGAGCACCTGCCAAGGTTGACTGAAAGGTTCTATAGAATAGAGCCGTCAAGATCTAAGAAGTTAGGCGGTACCGGCCTCGGACTTGCTATAGTTAAGCAAATTCTTTTACGACATAGAGGATTTTTAAACATCGAAAGCACTGTTGGTAAGGGCAGCATATTTACTGTATATTTACCTATTTTAAGTGATAGATATGAATAG
- a CDS encoding type II secretion system protein, with amino-acid sequence MKQKGFTLIELSIVLIIVSILIGGGAALSLSQIEKFRYDTTLARLDIIEEALTQFLSLNGRLPCPADNAIPSSHPLYGFEQTASTPGAPQTCSATNLLTIPSGTYEVPYGGAVPFKTLGLSNDFMLDGWNNKILYTTIRSLVNNQITNSSCLTSNYAQNGHSNPSYICFRVKINSLVFIFRYISTPSVTAVTDAAYTLVSAGANGFGAYRNTASGLAIKNPDSTSPNEIENFDGNYGFVLSGYQKSASIYTLNQFDDIVRFKARNLLVYECNQKYDLACTNTWGIDLR; translated from the coding sequence ATGAAGCAAAAAGGATTTACTTTGATAGAACTTTCAATTGTATTAATAATTGTCAGTATTTTGATCGGCGGCGGCGCGGCATTAAGCTTAAGCCAGATAGAAAAATTCAGATATGATACGACTTTAGCAAGGTTAGATATAATCGAAGAAGCTTTAACTCAATTTTTATCCTTAAACGGCAGACTTCCCTGTCCTGCCGATAATGCCATACCTTCATCACACCCGCTTTACGGCTTCGAGCAAACGGCTTCTACTCCAGGAGCGCCCCAAACATGTTCGGCGACTAATCTTCTAACGATTCCTTCAGGGACTTATGAGGTACCATACGGTGGTGCCGTGCCGTTTAAAACACTCGGTTTATCTAATGATTTTATGCTGGACGGATGGAACAATAAAATACTCTATACTACCATTAGATCTTTGGTTAATAACCAAATTACTAATTCTTCTTGTTTGACTTCTAATTATGCACAAAATGGTCACTCTAATCCCTCTTACATATGCTTTAGAGTAAAAATAAATTCATTAGTTTTTATATTCAGATATATTTCGACTCCATCCGTAACGGCAGTTACTGATGCAGCATATACCTTAGTCAGCGCAGGAGCTAACGGGTTTGGGGCATATAGAAACACTGCATCTGGCTTAGCAATTAAAAATCCGGATTCCACTTCTCCTAATGAAATAGAAAATTTTGATGGAAATTACGGATTTGTACTCTCAGGATATCAAAAATCCGCTTCAATATACACATTAAACCAATTTGATGACATAGTAAGGTTCAAGGCCAGAAACTTATTAGTATATGAGTGTAATCAAAAATATGATCTAGCATGCACTAATACATGGGGGATTGATTTAAGATAA
- a CDS encoding type II secretion system protein, with the protein MPTKKKFNIRGFTLLELSITLVITGIIAVGYLSYKQFNLDNTARAETLRRIKVIEDAILLSLAKDGNLPCPANPSEAIGSTLYGVVGMSFTNPYMCNPHAGNDLGSMNLGGDTLYYGTIPTNSIGIPSEYMIDGWGNRFGYAVQRTFINNQTSSSACTNTAGDSAQDNHSNFAYFCFKGQASGSANLSTPDIQILNRAGGSVISNDAVYVIISYGPNGYGAYLRNSDRLSSTSDGSNTNRNPMPPTANDDEQLNLGCNPTTDSCSKTFYSPQFVSRPPSSDFDDIVVYKDRNQMVNECNAYFNNACTNKHGIYIK; encoded by the coding sequence ATGCCAACAAAAAAGAAATTTAATATTCGCGGTTTTACTTTACTTGAACTATCGATTACTTTGGTAATCACAGGTATTATAGCGGTTGGCTACCTTTCTTATAAGCAATTTAATTTAGACAATACCGCACGAGCTGAGACCCTAAGAAGAATTAAAGTTATAGAAGATGCTATACTTTTATCTTTAGCAAAGGACGGTAACCTCCCATGCCCCGCTAATCCATCAGAAGCTATAGGCTCAACTCTATATGGGGTTGTAGGTATGAGTTTTACAAATCCATATATGTGCAATCCGCATGCGGGGAATGACTTAGGTAGCATGAACTTAGGCGGAGATACGTTATACTACGGGACAATACCGACTAACAGCATAGGAATCCCCAGCGAGTACATGATTGACGGATGGGGCAACAGGTTTGGTTATGCGGTACAAAGAACATTTATTAATAATCAAACCAGTAGCTCTGCATGCACAAATACGGCAGGTGATTCCGCACAAGACAACCATAGCAATTTTGCTTACTTTTGCTTTAAAGGGCAAGCTTCAGGATCAGCAAATCTCTCTACTCCTGATATACAAATACTTAACAGAGCCGGCGGTAGCGTTATAAGCAATGATGCCGTTTACGTTATAATAAGTTATGGCCCTAATGGCTATGGGGCTTACTTAAGAAATTCCGATCGTCTCTCCAGTACAAGCGATGGGTCGAATACAAATCGCAACCCTATGCCCCCAACTGCAAATGATGATGAGCAACTTAACTTGGGGTGCAACCCAACCACTGATTCATGCAGTAAAACATTCTACAGCCCGCAATTTGTTAGTCGCCCGCCTTCAAGTGATTTTGATGATATAGTGGTTTATAAAGATCGCAACCAGATGGTCAATGAATGCAATGCTTACTTTAACAATGCTTGTACTAATAAACATGGTATATATATAAAATGA